In a genomic window of Corynebacterium lizhenjunii:
- a CDS encoding formate--tetrahydrofolate ligase encodes MTKQLSDVEIAQAHQLQPITDIARSAGIPDEALIAYGTTKAKVDITAIADRPHTGKVVLVTGVSPTPAGEGKSTVLIGLTDALAAAGHKAIVALREPSQGPVMGIKGGAAGGGYSQIVPMEDINLHFTGDFHAIAAATNTLAALIDNHIHQGNALNIDPRRVTWQRCVDVNDRALRHVVTGLGGPTAGVPAETGFTITAASEIMAILGLATSLKDLKERLGNITIGYTYDSQPVTARQLEAEGALTALMRDALNPNLVQTLGGTPAFVHGGPFANIAHGCNTLLATQTAQQFGDIVLTEAGFGADLGGEKFLDIKARFGGIDVAGAVVVVTIRSQKYNGGQAREELSTENLDALSAGIVNVERHVENLRKFGVEPVVALNLFWSDTDAEREFMRTWAKDFGVTLAEADVWSKGGAGATELAHALVENLQEGASHPLYDPEKGVEASIETIAREIYRAERVEYGPQARKDLAYIKANGWENFPVVISKTQYSFSDDPTALGAPSGHTLHVRELLPRTGAGFIVVLTGDVMTMPGLPKEPAANRINVAADGTISGLF; translated from the coding sequence ATGACCAAACAACTCTCAGACGTTGAAATTGCCCAAGCACACCAGCTGCAACCCATCACTGATATTGCCCGCTCAGCGGGCATTCCAGACGAAGCCCTCATCGCCTATGGCACCACCAAAGCCAAGGTAGACATCACCGCAATCGCAGACCGCCCCCACACCGGTAAGGTCGTCTTGGTCACCGGGGTTTCGCCCACCCCTGCAGGTGAAGGCAAATCCACTGTGCTCATTGGGCTTACCGATGCCCTGGCGGCCGCAGGCCACAAAGCCATCGTCGCCCTGCGCGAGCCCTCCCAGGGTCCCGTCATGGGCATTAAGGGAGGCGCCGCCGGCGGAGGCTACTCCCAAATTGTGCCCATGGAAGACATCAACCTGCACTTTACGGGTGACTTCCATGCCATTGCTGCGGCTACCAATACGCTGGCCGCACTCATCGACAACCACATCCACCAGGGCAATGCCTTGAATATCGATCCCCGCCGGGTCACCTGGCAGCGTTGCGTAGACGTCAATGACCGCGCCCTGCGCCACGTGGTCACCGGCCTGGGAGGACCTACTGCTGGCGTGCCTGCAGAGACAGGATTTACCATCACGGCGGCATCGGAAATCATGGCAATCTTGGGCCTGGCCACCTCGCTGAAGGACCTGAAGGAACGCCTGGGTAACATCACCATCGGCTACACCTATGATTCCCAGCCGGTCACGGCCCGCCAGCTGGAAGCAGAAGGAGCACTCACGGCACTAATGCGTGACGCCCTCAACCCCAACCTGGTGCAAACGCTGGGAGGAACTCCGGCGTTTGTCCACGGTGGGCCGTTTGCCAACATTGCCCATGGCTGTAATACCTTGTTGGCTACCCAAACCGCCCAGCAATTCGGAGACATCGTGCTCACGGAGGCCGGCTTTGGCGCGGACTTGGGCGGGGAGAAGTTCCTCGACATCAAGGCTCGCTTTGGAGGCATTGATGTCGCTGGCGCCGTGGTGGTAGTGACCATTCGCTCCCAGAAGTACAACGGTGGCCAGGCTCGGGAGGAGTTGAGCACGGAGAACCTCGACGCGCTGTCTGCGGGCATAGTCAACGTCGAGCGCCACGTAGAAAACCTGCGCAAGTTCGGGGTTGAGCCGGTGGTCGCCCTCAATCTTTTCTGGTCGGACACCGACGCAGAGCGCGAGTTCATGCGCACCTGGGCAAAGGACTTCGGCGTCACGCTTGCAGAGGCCGATGTGTGGAGTAAGGGCGGGGCAGGCGCCACCGAGCTGGCACATGCTCTGGTGGAGAACTTGCAGGAGGGCGCCTCCCACCCGCTCTATGACCCGGAGAAGGGCGTTGAGGCCTCCATTGAGACGATCGCCCGGGAAATCTATCGCGCAGAGCGCGTGGAGTACGGCCCACAGGCGCGCAAGGACCTGGCCTATATCAAGGCCAACGGTTGGGAGAATTTCCCGGTGGTCATCTCTAAGACGCAGTACTCCTTTAGCGACGACCCCACGGCCTTGGGCGCCCCCAGCGGCCACACCCTGCATGTGCGAGAGCTACTGCCACGCACCGGCGCGGGCTTTATTGTGGTGCTCACCGGTGATGTGATGACCATGCCGGGCCTACCCAAGGAGCCGGCCGCCAATCGCATTAATGTTGCCGCAGACGGCACCATCTCCGGCTTGTTCTAG
- a CDS encoding anaerobic C4-dicarboxylate transporter — MVIVHIAIVLAAIFLGARLGSIGIGMAGGLGVLLLGATGVPITREDIPFDVIGIIMTVIAAIAAMQRAGGMDYLVAVAERFLRKNPRRITFYAPVVTWLMTVLAGTGHTAFSTLPVIVEVAKEGGVRPSRPLSIAVVASQMAIVASPISAAVVFMASILEPMGVGYLQLLAVVIPATFLSIFPAAWLANRLGPELADDPVYQQRLAQGLVKVPSQGASSAQREVPTGAKASVGVFLAAIVLVMLWATVTSEQVAWIAEPTVPRNEAIMTIMLTAATVIVMVSKIPAADVVNTSVFKSGMSASMCVLGVAWLGTSLINHYIEEINVLAGDILGAQPWLLAVVLFFAAALLYSQAATAKALMPAALALGVSPLTAVAAFPAVSALFVLPTYPTLLAAVEMDDTGSTRIGKAVFNHPFLVPGVVSIALSVMLGYGLGAVIL, encoded by the coding sequence GTGGTTATAGTCCATATAGCAATAGTCCTCGCCGCCATCTTCTTGGGTGCACGCCTAGGTTCCATCGGCATTGGTATGGCCGGTGGCCTAGGCGTGTTGCTCTTGGGGGCCACCGGCGTTCCGATCACCCGGGAAGACATCCCCTTCGACGTCATCGGCATCATCATGACCGTCATTGCGGCCATTGCCGCGATGCAGCGCGCCGGCGGCATGGACTACCTGGTGGCGGTGGCGGAGCGCTTCTTGCGTAAGAACCCGCGCCGGATCACCTTCTACGCGCCGGTAGTCACGTGGCTAATGACGGTCCTGGCCGGTACCGGGCACACCGCGTTTTCCACCCTGCCCGTCATCGTAGAGGTGGCCAAGGAGGGAGGCGTTAGGCCCTCGCGCCCGCTGTCTATCGCGGTGGTCGCGTCGCAGATGGCCATTGTAGCCTCCCCAATTTCAGCCGCCGTGGTCTTTATGGCCTCCATCCTGGAGCCGATGGGGGTGGGCTACCTCCAGCTGCTGGCGGTGGTGATTCCCGCGACGTTCCTGTCCATTTTCCCTGCAGCTTGGCTGGCTAACCGTTTGGGCCCAGAGCTTGCCGATGACCCCGTCTACCAGCAGCGTTTGGCCCAGGGCCTGGTCAAGGTTCCTTCCCAGGGGGCTAGCAGCGCACAACGTGAGGTCCCTACTGGGGCGAAGGCCTCTGTGGGCGTCTTCTTGGCGGCCATCGTGCTGGTAATGCTGTGGGCCACGGTGACGTCTGAACAGGTGGCCTGGATTGCAGAGCCCACCGTGCCGCGCAACGAGGCGATTATGACGATCATGCTCACCGCCGCCACGGTGATTGTGATGGTGAGCAAGATTCCGGCTGCAGATGTGGTCAACACTTCCGTGTTCAAGTCCGGTATGTCCGCGTCTATGTGCGTGCTGGGCGTTGCTTGGTTGGGTACGTCTCTGATCAATCACTACATCGAGGAGATCAATGTCCTGGCCGGTGACATTCTGGGTGCGCAGCCGTGGCTGCTGGCCGTGGTGCTCTTCTTTGCCGCAGCGCTGTTGTACTCACAGGCCGCGACGGCTAAGGCGTTGATGCCTGCTGCATTGGCACTGGGAGTTTCACCCCTGACTGCGGTGGCTGCCTTCCCGGCAGTCTCTGCGCTGTTCGTCTTGCCCACGTATCCCACCTTGCTGGCTGCGGTGGAAATGGATGACACTGGCTCGACGCGCATTGGCAAGGCCGTGTTCAACCATCCCTTCTTGGTTCCGGGCGTGGTCTCGATTGCGCTGTCGGTAATGCTGGGTTATGGCCTGGGCGCGGTGATCCTCTAG
- the aspA gene encoding aspartate ammonia-lyase: protein MTKASNKAQDPAKEQVAATSSAHEEGKKAEAATTAAKVAEAKAKSATRTEHDLLGALEVPADAYYGVHTLRAMENFQISYVTINTIPDFIRGMVQVKKATAMANRRLHVLPRKKAEAIIWACDQILEEGRCMDQFPLDVFQGGAGTSLNMNTNEVVANLALEYLGKPKGSYDIINPNDDVNMSQSTNDAYPTGFRLGLYSSLDRLIERMDALQQAFHAKGNEFQDILKMGRTQLQDAVPMTLGDEFKAFAHNLAEEQAVLRDAQTRLLEINLGATAIGTGVNTPAGYRHQVTAALSEVTGLEMKTARDLIEATSDCGAYVLLHATIKRAAMKLSKICNDLRLLASGPRAGLGEINLPPRQAGSSIMPGKVNPVIPEVVNQVCFKVFGNDHVVTMAAEAGQLQLNVMEPVIGEALFQSIRIMGNAVDTLREKCVEGITANADVCRAYVENSIGIVTYLNPYIGHHNGDMIAKESLETGKGVRELVVEKGLLDEATLDKVFSVENLMHPEFRGQLFVDED, encoded by the coding sequence ATGACCAAGGCATCCAACAAGGCTCAGGATCCGGCCAAGGAGCAAGTCGCCGCCACGTCCTCCGCCCATGAGGAAGGGAAGAAGGCAGAGGCAGCCACCACGGCCGCTAAGGTCGCAGAGGCGAAGGCCAAGTCTGCGACGCGCACCGAGCATGACTTGCTTGGCGCACTGGAGGTCCCGGCAGATGCTTACTATGGCGTGCACACCCTGCGCGCCATGGAGAACTTCCAGATCTCCTACGTCACCATCAACACCATTCCGGACTTCATTCGCGGCATGGTGCAGGTAAAGAAGGCCACTGCTATGGCTAATCGCCGCTTGCATGTGCTGCCGCGTAAGAAGGCCGAGGCCATCATTTGGGCGTGCGACCAGATCCTCGAAGAGGGTCGGTGCATGGACCAGTTCCCGCTGGATGTTTTCCAGGGCGGCGCTGGCACCTCGCTGAACATGAACACCAATGAGGTGGTGGCCAATCTGGCCCTAGAGTACCTGGGCAAGCCGAAGGGTTCCTACGACATCATTAATCCCAATGATGATGTGAACATGTCCCAGTCCACCAATGACGCGTACCCCACCGGCTTCCGTTTGGGCCTGTACTCCTCCCTGGACCGGCTGATCGAGCGCATGGACGCACTGCAGCAGGCATTCCACGCCAAGGGCAACGAGTTCCAGGACATCTTGAAGATGGGCCGCACCCAGCTGCAGGACGCGGTGCCGATGACTCTGGGGGACGAGTTCAAGGCATTCGCCCACAACTTGGCTGAAGAGCAGGCAGTGCTGCGCGACGCCCAGACCCGCCTGCTGGAGATCAACCTGGGCGCTACCGCGATTGGCACCGGGGTCAACACCCCAGCTGGTTACCGCCACCAGGTCACTGCGGCGCTGTCTGAAGTGACCGGTCTGGAGATGAAGACTGCCCGCGATCTGATTGAGGCCACCTCTGACTGCGGTGCCTACGTGTTGCTGCACGCCACCATTAAACGCGCAGCGATGAAGCTGTCGAAGATCTGTAATGACTTGCGCCTTCTGGCTTCTGGCCCACGCGCTGGTTTGGGGGAGATCAACCTGCCACCGCGCCAGGCTGGCTCCTCCATCATGCCGGGTAAGGTCAATCCGGTTATCCCAGAGGTAGTTAACCAGGTCTGCTTCAAGGTCTTTGGTAATGATCATGTGGTCACCATGGCGGCTGAGGCCGGCCAGCTGCAGCTCAACGTGATGGAGCCCGTGATTGGGGAGGCCCTGTTCCAGTCCATCCGCATTATGGGCAATGCAGTGGATACGCTGCGGGAGAAGTGCGTGGAGGGTATCACGGCTAATGCCGATGTGTGCCGTGCCTACGTGGAGAACTCCATCGGCATCGTGACCTACCTCAACCCTTACATTGGCCACCACAATGGCGACATGATTGCCAAGGAGTCCCTGGAGACCGGTAAGGGCGTGCGTGAGCTGGTGGTGGAAAAGGGTCTGCTGGATGAGGCTACCTTGGATAAGGTCTTCTCCGTGGAAAACCTGATGCACCCTGAGTTTCGTGGGCAGCTCTTCGTGGATGAGGACTAG
- the hisG gene encoding ATP phosphoribosyltransferase codes for MIKIAVPNKGSLSEAALSILAEAGYKGRGTTKTLNIIDAANGVEFFFLRPKDIAIYVASGVLDLGITGRDLAADSRAKVDEVLDLGFGTSTFRYATTAGAGWTEEDLAGKRIATSYPNLVRDDLAARGIKAEVIRLDGAVEISIRLGVADAIADVVSTGTTLRQQGLEPFGETIVSSAAVVVKRAGVAVSPEEEVVLRRIQGILHARNYLMIDYNIAKANLPAAQAITPGLTGPTVSPLAREDWVAVRAMVPVKQANQLMDQLSSIGAEAILASQLRIARI; via the coding sequence ATGATCAAAATTGCTGTGCCCAACAAGGGATCCCTGTCAGAGGCCGCGCTGTCCATTCTGGCGGAAGCCGGTTACAAGGGCCGTGGGACGACCAAGACTCTCAACATCATTGATGCTGCTAATGGGGTAGAGTTTTTCTTCCTGCGGCCCAAAGACATTGCCATCTATGTCGCCTCCGGGGTCCTTGACCTGGGCATTACTGGGCGTGATTTGGCGGCCGACTCCCGGGCGAAAGTCGATGAGGTACTGGACTTAGGGTTCGGGACCTCCACGTTCCGCTACGCCACCACTGCGGGGGCGGGGTGGACGGAAGAGGACCTCGCGGGCAAGCGCATTGCGACCTCGTACCCAAACCTGGTGCGCGATGACTTGGCTGCCCGCGGCATTAAGGCGGAGGTCATTCGCCTGGACGGAGCGGTAGAGATTTCCATTCGGCTGGGTGTGGCTGATGCGATTGCGGATGTGGTTTCTACCGGCACCACCTTGCGCCAACAGGGTTTGGAGCCTTTTGGGGAGACCATTGTGTCCTCAGCGGCTGTAGTGGTCAAGCGTGCTGGGGTGGCCGTGAGCCCGGAGGAAGAAGTGGTCCTGCGGCGCATCCAGGGAATTTTGCACGCGCGGAATTATCTGATGATTGATTACAACATCGCCAAGGCCAATCTCCCAGCCGCACAGGCGATTACCCCAGGTCTGACTGGGCCCACGGTCTCTCCGCTGGCGCGGGAGGATTGGGTGGCGGTGCGGGCTATGGTCCCGGTAAAGCAGGCCAATCAACTCATGGATCAGTTGTCCAGTATTGGCGCGGAGGCTATCTTGGCTTCACAGCTGCGGATTGCCCGAATTTAG
- a CDS encoding phosphoribosyl-ATP diphosphatase, producing the protein MKNFDELYAELHRKSQERPAGSGTVEALDKGVHHLGKKIIEEAGEVWIAAEYQSDAELAEEISQLLYWTQTMMIKRGLGPADIYKYL; encoded by the coding sequence ATGAAGAATTTTGATGAACTGTATGCCGAGTTGCACCGCAAGAGCCAGGAGCGTCCCGCCGGATCTGGCACGGTAGAGGCCCTGGATAAGGGAGTTCATCATCTAGGCAAGAAGATCATCGAAGAAGCAGGTGAGGTCTGGATTGCCGCGGAGTATCAGTCAGATGCAGAGCTGGCAGAAGAGATTTCGCAGCTGCTGTACTGGACCCAGACCATGATGATTAAGCGCGGGCTGGGACCAGCGGACATCTACAAGTACCTCTAA
- a CDS encoding HAD family hydrolase — protein MQATTPEADLAGLPAAVFWDMDGTLTDSEPLWEKATYRLSRQLGKELVPEVRELTVGGTFAGTFAIIADYAGYNPQPGDEQRFEADMQDYVAGLYDQELVIFPGVRELLEQLHAAGVPMMVTTNTQRAVADPVISAIGSQYFVGSVCGDEVPAGKPAPDMYLEAAHRVGADPASCLVFEDSQAGMSAAVAAGCRVIGLPAESNADLPTGAVPVCSLHTASHLAGASIADVRRWWAVLTLNPQHAPGAQD, from the coding sequence ATGCAGGCCACCACACCTGAGGCAGACCTGGCGGGTCTTCCCGCTGCGGTCTTTTGGGACATGGATGGCACGCTGACGGACTCTGAACCCCTGTGGGAGAAAGCGACCTACCGTCTGTCCCGGCAGTTGGGTAAGGAACTGGTCCCTGAGGTGCGTGAGCTCACCGTCGGCGGCACTTTTGCCGGTACGTTTGCGATTATTGCGGACTACGCCGGGTATAACCCCCAACCAGGTGATGAGCAGCGCTTTGAGGCCGACATGCAAGACTACGTTGCTGGCTTATACGACCAGGAACTAGTGATCTTTCCCGGTGTGCGTGAGCTCTTAGAGCAACTGCATGCCGCGGGCGTGCCCATGATGGTCACCACCAACACTCAGCGGGCAGTGGCGGATCCCGTTATTTCCGCCATCGGTAGCCAGTATTTTGTGGGCTCTGTGTGCGGTGATGAAGTCCCTGCGGGCAAACCTGCCCCGGATATGTACCTCGAAGCCGCTCACCGAGTGGGTGCGGATCCTGCCTCCTGCCTGGTCTTTGAAGACTCCCAGGCAGGAATGAGCGCCGCCGTGGCAGCCGGGTGCCGAGTCATCGGCTTGCCCGCCGAATCCAACGCCGACCTGCCCACTGGAGCCGTACCGGTCTGCAGCTTGCACACCGCATCCCACCTTGCCGGGGCCAGCATTGCTGATGTCCGCCGGTGGTGGGCTGTCCTTACCCTGAACCCGCAGCATGCTCCAGGAGCGCAAGACTGA